CCTTCAAATCTTTGTAGTCAAATGTATCCGAAATTTGTAGTGGGTCGCTTCGTACCAGCACTGCACCAGCTCAACATGCTCACCCAGAGCAGTGCAGCCTACTCTTTCGT
The window above is part of the Mesotoga infera genome. Proteins encoded here:
- a CDS encoding UTRA domain-containing protein: GTAVVEGDAIIEGRLAEGRIAKLLKIEEGAPILYYERVGCTALGEHVELVQCWYEATHYKFRIHLTTKI